The Terracoccus luteus genome includes a region encoding these proteins:
- a CDS encoding fumarylacetoacetate hydrolase family protein yields the protein MRLARVGPPGREVPVVVAPDGRLLDLRPLTRDVDGPFLEQGLARAALAATSGALPPLDPPDGIRFGAPVARPGKVVGIGLNYHCYARAVGAPAPAEPVVFLKATSALCGPTDPVRLLPGSTTTDHEVELAVVVGRVLRDASPAEALAGVAGYALADDLSDRDLQLERGGTWTKGKSADTYCPLGPWLVTPDELGDPASLRLTLDVNGERRQDGSTADLVFGVADVLAYVSGLMTLEPGDVVITGTPAGVALGRPEPRPYLRAGDVLELDGGPLGSHRNVVTAADVAAAGSHPHRPARPHHHLAAAAGPGAATVGAGRPAHRQTRRT from the coding sequence GTGAGGCTGGCCCGGGTCGGCCCTCCCGGCCGCGAGGTCCCGGTCGTCGTCGCTCCCGACGGGCGGCTGCTCGACCTGCGCCCCCTCACCCGCGACGTCGACGGCCCCTTCCTCGAGCAGGGCCTCGCCCGGGCCGCCCTCGCCGCGACGAGCGGTGCGCTGCCCCCGCTAGACCCGCCCGACGGCATCCGCTTCGGGGCGCCCGTCGCGCGGCCCGGCAAGGTCGTCGGCATCGGCCTGAACTACCACTGCTACGCCCGCGCCGTCGGGGCGCCGGCCCCGGCGGAGCCGGTCGTCTTCCTCAAGGCGACGAGCGCGCTGTGCGGGCCGACCGACCCGGTGCGCCTCCTGCCCGGCTCGACCACGACCGACCACGAGGTCGAGCTCGCCGTCGTCGTCGGCCGGGTGCTGCGCGACGCCTCACCGGCCGAGGCGCTCGCCGGCGTCGCGGGCTACGCCCTCGCCGACGACCTCAGCGACCGCGACCTCCAGCTCGAGCGCGGCGGCACGTGGACCAAGGGCAAGTCGGCCGACACGTACTGCCCCCTCGGCCCCTGGCTCGTCACGCCCGACGAGCTCGGCGACCCGGCATCGCTGCGGCTCACGCTCGACGTCAACGGCGAGCGCCGCCAGGACGGCTCGACCGCCGACCTCGTCTTCGGCGTGGCCGACGTGCTCGCGTACGTCAGCGGCCTCATGACGCTCGAGCCGGGTGACGTCGTCATCACCGGCACCCCCGCGGGCGTGGCCCTGGGCCGGCCCGAGCCGCGGCCCTACCTGCGCGCCGGCGACGTGCTCGAGCTCGACGGCGGCCCGCTGGGGTCGCACCGCAACGTCGTCACCGCGGCCGACGTAGCGGCCGCCGGCTCCCACCCCCACCGGCCGGCGCGGCCACACCACCACCTCGCCGCGGCAGCAGGGCCCGGGGCGGCTACGGTCGGCGCAGGACGACCGGCACACCGACAGACCAGGAGGACATGA
- a CDS encoding glycerate kinase, producing MPVDDGDERVRAGAPAPTIRVLVAPDKFKGTLSAAGVAACLAAGLRAAGPGLEVTVVPVADGGDGTVDAAVAAGFERESLSATGPAGVPLTTCWARRGPDAVVELADASGLARVPHGALAPLTATSRGTGEVIAAALDAGCRRIVVGIGGSASTDGGVGLLQALGVRVLDADGHDVGPGGAGLEAAARLDLTGRHPALADAELVVACDVDNPLTGVHGAAAVYGPQKGATAEQVERLDAALDHWADLVANATGADRRDEPGAGAAGGVGFGLLAVAGAHARPGAELVFELTGLHDALAGADLVVTGEGSLDEQTLRGKAPAAVAAAARAAGVPVVGVAGRCSLDADRLVAAGFREVHTTADEAQTLEESMRAPGPLLERIGRRLGTALVADRGGHDVHGSRARSTAVSR from the coding sequence GTGCCTGTCGACGACGGCGACGAGCGCGTGAGGGCGGGGGCACCTGCCCCGACCATCCGCGTGCTCGTCGCCCCCGACAAGTTCAAGGGGACGCTGAGCGCCGCCGGCGTGGCCGCCTGTCTCGCGGCCGGCCTGCGCGCCGCGGGCCCGGGCCTCGAGGTGACCGTCGTCCCGGTCGCCGACGGTGGCGACGGCACCGTCGACGCCGCCGTCGCGGCCGGCTTCGAGCGGGAGTCGCTGAGCGCCACGGGCCCGGCGGGCGTGCCCCTCACGACGTGCTGGGCCAGACGCGGGCCGGATGCCGTCGTCGAGCTCGCCGACGCCAGTGGCCTCGCGCGTGTCCCCCACGGCGCCCTCGCCCCCCTCACGGCGACGAGCCGGGGGACGGGCGAGGTCATCGCCGCCGCCCTCGACGCGGGCTGCCGCCGCATCGTCGTCGGCATCGGGGGCAGCGCCAGCACCGACGGCGGGGTCGGGCTGCTGCAGGCCCTCGGCGTGCGGGTGCTCGACGCCGACGGGCACGACGTGGGCCCCGGCGGGGCAGGGCTCGAGGCGGCCGCGCGGCTCGACCTCACCGGTCGTCACCCCGCCCTCGCCGACGCCGAGCTCGTCGTCGCCTGCGACGTCGACAACCCGCTGACCGGCGTCCACGGCGCGGCCGCGGTCTACGGGCCGCAGAAGGGCGCCACCGCCGAGCAGGTCGAGCGCCTCGACGCCGCCCTCGACCACTGGGCCGACCTCGTCGCGAACGCCACCGGCGCCGACCGGCGTGACGAGCCCGGTGCCGGGGCCGCGGGAGGGGTCGGCTTCGGCCTGCTCGCCGTCGCCGGCGCGCACGCCCGACCCGGGGCCGAGCTGGTCTTCGAGCTGACCGGCCTGCACGACGCCCTCGCCGGCGCCGACCTCGTCGTGACGGGCGAGGGCTCGCTCGACGAGCAGACGCTGCGTGGCAAGGCGCCCGCCGCGGTGGCCGCCGCGGCCCGGGCCGCCGGCGTGCCCGTCGTCGGCGTCGCCGGCCGGTGCAGCCTCGACGCCGACCGCCTCGTCGCCGCCGGCTTCCGCGAGGTGCACACGACCGCCGACGAGGCGCAGACCCTCGAGGAGTCGATGCGCGCGCCCGGCCCGCTGCTCGAGCGCATCGGCCGCCGGCTCGGCACCGCGCTCGTGGCGGACCGTGGTGGGCACGACGTCCACGGCAGCCGCGCCCGCTCCACGGCGGTGTCCCGGTGA